Proteins co-encoded in one Alphaproteobacteria bacterium genomic window:
- a CDS encoding ParB/RepB/Spo0J family partition protein has translation MATDEETLKSTAHSEDAPASASARRQPDQPPPPTGVAADAARRAADAIGLTPADWLNQLVREESAAQIAPAQDGSAREKATPTASNGPAVDDLPAEVGQTVAEAAAAAGIPVHTWLAQLLKEASMEEAGVVDVRKSGRPAEPGGKATDEASDVMEAAARQAAAAGVPVSTWLSMLIKDASAGGSATADGASALTPTLLQVSTKALAPSQFQMRISFDPEAIASLASSIRSRGVLNPIIVRKRGTTDNEYEIIAGERRWRAAMEAGLADVPVLLLDAPDRDAMEIALVENLQRNDLSALEEAEGYRRLVEELGETQDALARVVGKSRSHISNTLRLLRLPPSVKTMINEGRLSAGHARAVLAAQDPEALAKRAVEHRLTVRETERLAQGLPAGTSTSPRQSPEKDPDLEQIEDELSRLFGVAVTIALRGGDRGALTIRFKGLEKLHEVIARLRM, from the coding sequence ATGGCTACGGACGAAGAAACCCTTAAATCCACTGCCCATAGTGAAGATGCCCCGGCCTCCGCGTCAGCGCGCCGACAGCCGGACCAACCGCCGCCCCCTACCGGGGTCGCGGCGGATGCAGCGCGCCGCGCCGCCGACGCGATCGGGCTAACGCCGGCGGATTGGCTAAACCAGCTGGTGCGGGAAGAGAGTGCCGCCCAGATTGCGCCTGCTCAAGATGGGTCGGCGAGAGAAAAAGCCACACCAACTGCCAGCAACGGACCTGCGGTAGACGATCTGCCGGCAGAGGTAGGGCAAACGGTCGCCGAGGCAGCAGCAGCGGCAGGCATACCTGTCCACACCTGGCTCGCTCAACTTCTCAAAGAAGCGAGCATGGAGGAAGCTGGCGTCGTCGATGTGCGTAAGTCGGGCCGCCCGGCGGAACCGGGCGGAAAAGCCACGGATGAGGCGTCCGATGTGATGGAAGCGGCTGCGAGGCAAGCGGCAGCAGCGGGCGTGCCAGTGAGCACTTGGCTCAGCATGCTCATCAAGGATGCAAGTGCGGGCGGATCCGCGACCGCGGACGGAGCGTCTGCCTTGACGCCCACCTTGCTGCAGGTTTCGACAAAGGCACTGGCGCCAAGCCAGTTCCAGATGCGGATATCATTCGATCCTGAGGCAATCGCCTCCCTCGCGAGTTCGATCCGAAGCCGCGGCGTGCTCAATCCAATCATCGTGCGCAAGCGCGGCACGACAGATAACGAGTACGAGATCATCGCGGGCGAGCGGCGCTGGCGGGCGGCGATGGAAGCCGGGCTTGCGGATGTGCCTGTGCTCTTGCTCGACGCACCGGATCGCGATGCAATGGAGATCGCACTGGTCGAAAATCTCCAGCGCAACGACCTTTCTGCCCTCGAGGAGGCAGAGGGTTATCGCCGGCTGGTGGAAGAGTTGGGAGAGACGCAGGACGCACTTGCGCGCGTCGTCGGCAAGAGCCGCAGTCACATCTCGAACACGCTACGCCTTCTGCGTCTACCGCCTTCCGTCAAGACGATGATCAATGAAGGTCGGTTGAGTGCGGGACATGCGCGGGCGGTGCTCGCGGCCCAAGATCCCGAGGCTCTTGCCAAGCGCGCGGTCGAGCATCGCCTCACTGTGCGCGAGACAGAGCGCCTGGCGCAGGGCCTTCCGGCCGGCACTAGTACCAGTCCGCGCCAGAGCCCGGAAAAGGACCCCGACCTGGAACAAATCGAAGATGAGCTTTCGCGGCTGTTTGGCGTCGCGGTCACAATTGCACTGCGTGGTGGCGATCGCGGGGCGCTCACGATCCGATTCAAGGGCCTCGAGAAGCTCCACGAGGTCATTGCACGCCTTAGAATGTAG
- a CDS encoding TetR family transcriptional regulator: protein MSTKKTNARPARRQGPGRPGGISQGRDQILDAAEAAFAEFGYVGTSMREIANRANVTTALATYYFGTKEKLFEEIFLRRGLPIVEERMAELSELKERKGRSIEVRDLVKTYLAPILRLPRTAESRNFLRIHARLHMEPEEFGLRLRRKVYNESTKAYAEAFHEALPHLPLKTLYWRLILLVGSTLYVISGTHRIAELSGGACNPHNVDEFGEHIADFVCAGMLAPIGLVGDVAEKSRKRPLHQMAIRR from the coding sequence TTGAGCACGAAGAAGACCAACGCCAGACCGGCACGGCGGCAGGGCCCGGGACGACCTGGTGGGATTAGTCAAGGGCGAGACCAAATCCTTGATGCAGCCGAGGCGGCATTTGCCGAATTTGGCTACGTCGGCACCTCAATGCGAGAAATTGCAAACCGGGCAAACGTGACGACAGCTCTCGCCACCTATTACTTCGGAACCAAGGAGAAGTTGTTCGAGGAGATTTTCCTACGGCGCGGCCTTCCAATTGTGGAGGAGCGCATGGCTGAGCTATCGGAGTTAAAGGAGCGAAAAGGTCGCTCCATCGAGGTGCGCGATCTCGTGAAGACCTATCTCGCACCGATCTTGCGTTTGCCCAGAACGGCAGAGAGCCGGAACTTTCTTCGGATCCATGCCAGGTTACATATGGAACCGGAGGAGTTTGGGCTGCGGCTGCGTCGAAAAGTCTACAACGAGTCGACCAAAGCCTATGCGGAAGCGTTTCACGAAGCTTTGCCTCATCTACCACTCAAGACCTTATATTGGCGTCTGATTCTCCTCGTAGGCTCCACCCTGTATGTCATCTCCGGAACGCATCGGATCGCGGAGCTAAGCGGTGGTGCCTGCAATCCCCATAACGTGGACGAGTTCGGGGAGCACATTGCCGATTTTGTTTGCGCAGGTATGCTCGCACCGATTGGACTCGTCGGTGACGTTGCTGAGAAGTCAAGAAAGCGTCCGCTGCATCAAATGGCAATCAGGCGATGA
- a CDS encoding 2,5-dihydroxypyridine 5,6-dioxygenase — protein sequence MNTSAAQLLKAWKEVLRLSRVKTGESVTLLTSTNTNMDNYRAAEIAASELGANVAALSLPPLNGDRSLSRDQTAYVGVTALKENKAAMAALQNSDLVIDLMLLLFSPEQARILASGTRVLLAVEPPEILTRMVPTISDKRRVKAAEARLRQAKTMTVESTAGTKLLCNVGTYPIISEYGFADEPGHWDHWPSGFLVTWPDEGTANGTIVMDRGDIIFPFKEYLRAPVELTVHDGYIREIKGGFEADYLKSYMSYFGDPEVYAVSHLGWGLQPKAQWTTLGLYDKEATLGQDGRAFYGNFLFSTGPNTEAGGNRNTPCHLDIPMRNCSVSLDGEPMTVNGDVIPADQRAI from the coding sequence ATGAACACATCCGCTGCGCAGCTGTTGAAGGCCTGGAAGGAGGTGCTGCGGCTATCGAGAGTAAAAACCGGCGAATCGGTGACGCTGCTGACCAGCACGAACACCAACATGGACAACTACCGAGCGGCGGAGATAGCGGCTTCGGAGTTAGGTGCGAACGTCGCCGCCCTTTCGTTGCCTCCATTGAACGGCGATCGTTCGCTGAGCCGTGACCAGACCGCTTATGTTGGCGTGACCGCTCTCAAGGAGAACAAGGCAGCGATGGCTGCGCTGCAGAACAGCGATCTTGTCATCGACCTGATGCTTTTGTTGTTCTCGCCCGAGCAGGCACGCATTCTCGCCTCCGGAACGCGAGTCCTCTTGGCCGTCGAACCTCCGGAGATCTTGACCCGGATGGTGCCGACTATAAGCGACAAGCGCCGAGTCAAGGCAGCCGAAGCCCGGCTCAGACAGGCCAAGACAATGACTGTGGAATCCACTGCCGGCACCAAACTGCTGTGTAATGTTGGCACTTACCCGATCATCTCTGAATACGGCTTTGCAGACGAGCCAGGACATTGGGACCATTGGCCAAGCGGCTTCCTTGTGACCTGGCCGGATGAAGGCACCGCGAATGGAACCATCGTCATGGATAGAGGTGACATTATCTTTCCCTTCAAGGAGTATCTGCGCGCGCCGGTCGAACTGACCGTCCACGATGGTTATATCCGCGAGATCAAGGGTGGCTTCGAGGCCGATTACCTGAAATCGTATATGAGCTATTTCGGGGATCCCGAGGTATACGCTGTTTCGCACCTCGGGTGGGGGCTGCAGCCCAAGGCGCAATGGACCACCCTTGGCCTTTACGACAAGGAGGCCACGCTCGGCCAGGACGGCCGGGCATTTTACGGAAACTTCCTCTTTTCAACCGGCCCGAACACGGAAGCGGGGGGCAATCGGAACACGCCGTGTCATCTCGACATCCCCATGCGCAATTGCTCTGTCTCGCTCGATGGGGAGCCGATGACCGTCAATGGGGACGTGATTCCAGCCGATCAGCGAGCCATATGA
- a CDS encoding glycosyltransferase family 2 protein yields the protein MLNLSIVLPVFNEVDNLPALCKQLTGALEPLGHTWEAVFVNDGSTDGSGNVLDQIAAADPRFKVVEFRRNFGQTAALMAGIDHSTGEIIIMMDADLQNDPADIPRLLDKLDEGYDVVSGWRQNRRDTEWGRRSLSSMANVLISWMTGVRLHDLGCTLKAYRRWTIENVRLYGEMHRYIPVYATWEGARLAELPVTHHPRRHGTSKYGLSRIPRVVLDLIMLYFIDRAMDRPMQFFGVLGLYALGFGFLAGLYALWLRFFEGTSFIQTPLPLLVVLLTVTALLCFFFGVIAEIEMRTYFESRDKRAYIVRKTTNIE from the coding sequence ATGCTGAATCTGTCAATCGTCCTCCCTGTGTTTAACGAGGTCGATAACCTCCCGGCCTTGTGCAAGCAATTGACGGGAGCGCTTGAACCACTTGGCCATACGTGGGAGGCGGTCTTTGTCAATGACGGTTCGACCGACGGATCGGGCAATGTTCTCGATCAGATCGCGGCGGCCGATCCCCGATTCAAGGTCGTGGAATTTCGTCGCAACTTCGGACAGACGGCGGCGTTGATGGCAGGGATCGATCATTCAACGGGCGAGATCATCATAATGATGGATGCCGACCTGCAGAATGACCCTGCCGATATACCTCGTCTGCTCGATAAGCTCGACGAGGGATATGACGTCGTTTCGGGCTGGCGCCAGAACCGGCGCGACACCGAATGGGGCCGGCGGTCGCTGTCATCCATGGCCAATGTATTGATCTCCTGGATGACGGGCGTTCGGCTTCACGATTTGGGCTGCACTCTCAAGGCCTATCGCCGCTGGACCATCGAGAATGTACGCCTTTACGGCGAGATGCATCGCTACATCCCAGTCTATGCCACTTGGGAGGGTGCGCGACTCGCTGAGTTGCCCGTGACTCATCATCCCCGACGTCACGGCACATCGAAATACGGCCTATCTCGGATCCCCAGAGTGGTGCTTGATCTGATTATGCTATATTTCATCGATCGGGCGATGGATCGGCCGATGCAATTTTTTGGGGTACTCGGCTTGTACGCACTTGGGTTCGGTTTCCTCGCCGGTCTATATGCGTTGTGGTTGCGCTTTTTCGAGGGCACGTCATTCATTCAAACGCCCTTGCCGCTTCTCGTGGTGCTGCTAACCGTCACGGCACTTCTGTGCTTCTTTTTCGGTGTCATCGCCGAGATCGAGATGAGAACCTATTTTGAAAGTCGAGACAAGCGCGCATACATCGTGCGAAAGACGACGAATATCGAATGA
- a CDS encoding glycosyltransferase family 39 protein encodes MALVDFATASHGRAVAVLVLISLLTFVPGIFEVPPIDRDEPLFAQISKQMVETGDYVDIRFQNEDFFKKPAGINWLQAGVVKTAVLLGYPSALSAIWLYRVPSVVGAIGAVLLTYWSALAFVPRRPAVLAGLMLAVSILMAIEARLARTDSMLVLSTTAILGSMGRIYLRELHARGSEAKSWLLPGIFWTALAAGVLLKGPFIVLLVALVAATLVVFDRSARWLIAFKPLAGVAWFIVLVLPWVIAIVSRTGTAFFSESIGHDMLGKVATGQESHGAPPGYYLLMFPFAFWPGSIFAALAAPHVYSSRREPAVRFLLAWLIPAWIVFEAVQTKLPHYVLPLYPAIAILVASCIDSNVLSRSRWLVGGTFLLFLIPTIFTVVVIGGLIAVTGDLGLMTWPFAAAALAFAYFAWRHYETDGPERALLRAAAAYIVGSVALFAVVVPALKPLFPSATLAQLLRAADCANPVAAATGFHEPSLVFLLGTQTVLTNGAGVADFLHGGGCRFGIVEAHDENRFVERANAIGLRYVREAQIDAVNISHGRRISIFVFRPGM; translated from the coding sequence GTGGCGCTTGTTGATTTTGCTACCGCCAGCCATGGCAGAGCAGTTGCCGTCCTCGTTCTCATCTCGTTGTTGACCTTTGTCCCCGGCATCTTTGAAGTTCCGCCCATTGACCGCGACGAGCCGCTCTTTGCCCAAATCAGCAAGCAGATGGTGGAGACCGGCGACTATGTCGACATTCGTTTCCAGAACGAGGATTTTTTCAAGAAGCCCGCTGGCATCAATTGGCTGCAGGCGGGTGTCGTCAAAACCGCCGTCCTCTTAGGATATCCAAGTGCATTGAGTGCGATCTGGTTATACCGAGTCCCTTCCGTCGTAGGCGCGATAGGTGCCGTGCTTTTGACATATTGGTCAGCGCTCGCCTTCGTGCCACGCCGACCTGCCGTGCTCGCTGGTCTCATGCTGGCGGTCTCTATTCTCATGGCCATCGAAGCCCGGCTTGCGAGAACGGATTCGATGCTGGTTCTGTCGACGACCGCGATCCTCGGTTCAATGGGGCGAATCTATTTGCGCGAGCTACATGCACGAGGAAGCGAAGCGAAGAGTTGGCTTCTTCCAGGAATTTTCTGGACCGCGCTCGCGGCCGGCGTGTTGCTGAAGGGACCTTTCATCGTATTGCTTGTCGCACTCGTAGCGGCAACGCTCGTCGTTTTTGACCGCTCGGCCCGCTGGCTGATCGCGTTCAAGCCATTGGCGGGCGTGGCATGGTTTATCGTTCTGGTGCTGCCTTGGGTTATCGCCATCGTCAGTCGGACCGGCACGGCCTTCTTTTCCGAATCGATTGGCCACGACATGTTGGGCAAGGTGGCGACCGGCCAGGAATCCCACGGCGCCCCGCCGGGATACTATTTACTCATGTTCCCCTTCGCATTTTGGCCCGGCTCGATTTTCGCCGCATTGGCGGCGCCACATGTGTATTCCAGCCGTCGCGAACCGGCGGTTCGCTTTCTGCTCGCGTGGCTCATTCCCGCCTGGATCGTTTTCGAAGCTGTACAAACGAAACTACCGCACTACGTGCTGCCGCTTTACCCAGCAATCGCAATCCTGGTCGCAAGCTGCATCGATTCGAACGTTCTGTCGCGGTCGCGCTGGTTGGTGGGCGGTACGTTCCTACTGTTCCTGATCCCGACGATTTTCACTGTTGTGGTGATTGGTGGCCTGATCGCGGTCACCGGTGATTTGGGATTGATGACATGGCCCTTTGCCGCAGCGGCTCTGGCATTCGCCTATTTCGCTTGGCGACACTACGAGACCGATGGCCCCGAGCGCGCGCTGTTGCGTGCGGCTGCCGCATACATCGTCGGCTCCGTGGCACTATTCGCAGTTGTCGTGCCCGCTCTCAAGCCGCTCTTTCCGAGCGCCACCTTGGCGCAGCTGTTGAGGGCTGCCGATTGTGCAAATCCAGTCGCGGCGGCCACCGGATTCCACGAGCCGAGTCTCGTATTTCTGCTTGGAACGCAGACGGTATTGACAAATGGCGCTGGCGTCGCTGACTTTCTACACGGTGGCGGCTGCCGGTTTGGGATCGTCGAGGCGCACGATGAGAATCGCTTCGTGGAGCGCGCCAATGCGATTGGATTGCGCTACGTACGCGAGGCGCAAATCGATGCGGTCAACATCAGTCATGGCCGCAGAATATCAATTTTCGTCTTCCGGCCGGGAATGTAG
- the gmd gene encoding GDP-mannose 4,6-dehydratase — MASRKTNQRKVAMITGATGQDGAYLAEFLLAKGYVVHGVKRRSSSFNTERVDHLYQDPHEKGVRFFLHYGDMTDPTNLIRLVQETQPTEIYNLAAQSHVQVSFETPEYTANADGLGTLRLLEAIRILGLEKTARFYQASTSELYGNAPVPQSETTPFEPRSPYAVAKLYAYWITVNYREGYGLHASNGILFNHESPIRGETFVTRKITRAVAAIECGLQDRLYLGNLNAARDWGHARDYVEGMWLIVQQEQPDDFVLATGESHTVREFVERAFAEVGRQIDWQGKAAKERGLDAKTGQTLVEIDPRYYRPTDVDCLQGDATKARKILGWRHKTSFARMVREMVEADLAAIGREAARRDRTG; from the coding sequence ATGGCAAGTCGAAAAACGAACCAGCGCAAGGTCGCTATGATCACCGGTGCAACCGGCCAGGACGGCGCCTACCTCGCCGAATTTCTCCTCGCTAAGGGATACGTCGTCCACGGCGTGAAACGGCGGTCTTCCTCGTTCAATACCGAGCGCGTCGACCACCTCTACCAGGATCCCCACGAAAAAGGCGTGCGTTTTTTCCTTCACTATGGGGACATGACGGACCCGACGAACCTCATCCGGCTCGTTCAAGAAACGCAACCGACGGAAATCTATAATCTTGCGGCGCAAAGCCATGTGCAAGTGAGCTTCGAAACACCGGAATACACGGCGAACGCCGACGGACTCGGCACGCTGCGCTTGCTTGAGGCGATCCGCATTCTCGGACTGGAAAAGACGGCGCGGTTCTACCAAGCCTCGACATCCGAACTCTACGGCAACGCGCCGGTGCCCCAAAGCGAGACCACGCCGTTCGAGCCGCGCAGTCCCTACGCCGTGGCCAAGCTCTATGCCTACTGGATCACCGTAAATTACCGCGAGGGTTATGGTCTCCATGCCTCTAACGGTATCCTTTTCAATCACGAAAGCCCGATTCGAGGTGAAACCTTCGTCACGCGAAAAATTACGCGTGCCGTGGCCGCGATAGAGTGCGGCCTCCAGGACCGTCTTTATCTAGGAAATCTCAATGCCGCACGCGACTGGGGCCATGCGCGCGACTATGTCGAAGGGATGTGGCTGATCGTTCAACAAGAGCAGCCGGACGACTTCGTGCTGGCCACAGGGGAGAGCCACACGGTGCGCGAATTCGTCGAGCGTGCCTTTGCCGAGGTCGGCCGGCAGATCGACTGGCAGGGCAAAGCTGCCAAGGAACGAGGGCTCGATGCCAAGACGGGGCAAACGCTTGTCGAAATCGATCCCCGTTATTATCGGCCAACCGACGTCGATTGCTTGCAAGGCGACGCCACCAAGGCGCGCAAGATATTGGGCTGGCGGCACAAAACAAGCTTCGCTCGGATGGTGCGCGAGATGGTCGAAGCGGACCTCGCGGCGATCGGTCGCGAGGCGGCGCGGCGCGACCGCACGGGGTGA
- a CDS encoding FAD-dependent monooxygenase — protein MARPPKVAIIGAGMGGLSAARALSMRGFEVAVFDQAAELVEVGAGIQVSPNAVKVLRSLGCENDLQLYGFFPNAIVGRSWRTGKSVFRTPLRGACERIYGAPYVHVHRGDLQKLLLQSVPENVIHLSARCTGVRNERTAAIARFADGREIEADLIVGADGIRSIVRRDLFGDDAPRFTGNICWRSVVPFERPDFELVTPDTSIWFGPNGHVVTYYVKGGNAVNIVACLETRVWLEESWNLRSTKSELMAAYPGWHDKLQILFQQADQVFKWGLFDRDPMARWTIGRITVLGDAAHPMLPYLSQGAAMAMEDGLVLAKVLSDTSEVEVALRCYEALRIPRTSRVQLASRAQGRKNHLVSPWARLYRDVGYRLSNLINPRGSGLKAGWVYEYDAAVT, from the coding sequence ATGGCACGACCTCCCAAAGTCGCGATCATTGGCGCTGGGATGGGGGGCTTGAGCGCGGCCCGCGCCCTCTCAATGAGAGGGTTTGAGGTCGCCGTGTTCGATCAGGCCGCGGAGCTGGTGGAGGTCGGCGCAGGCATCCAAGTATCGCCGAACGCCGTCAAGGTGCTACGCTCCCTTGGCTGCGAGAATGACCTGCAATTATATGGGTTCTTTCCGAACGCGATCGTCGGCCGAAGTTGGCGGACGGGCAAATCTGTTTTTCGGACTCCCCTGCGCGGCGCATGCGAGAGAATTTATGGCGCTCCGTATGTCCATGTCCATCGCGGCGATCTGCAGAAGCTCCTACTCCAAAGTGTTCCAGAAAACGTGATCCATCTCTCGGCGCGGTGCACCGGGGTTCGCAATGAGCGCACGGCTGCAATTGCCCGCTTCGCCGACGGGCGCGAGATAGAGGCGGATCTAATCGTTGGCGCGGATGGCATACGATCAATCGTCCGTCGCGATCTCTTCGGAGACGACGCCCCTCGATTCACCGGAAACATTTGCTGGCGGAGCGTCGTGCCTTTCGAGCGGCCGGATTTTGAGCTTGTGACGCCGGACACCTCAATCTGGTTTGGGCCGAACGGCCACGTCGTCACTTACTACGTGAAGGGCGGCAATGCCGTGAACATAGTCGCCTGTCTCGAAACTCGTGTGTGGCTCGAGGAATCTTGGAATTTGCGGAGCACCAAGAGCGAGCTGATGGCGGCTTATCCAGGATGGCATGACAAGCTCCAGATCCTGTTCCAGCAGGCGGATCAGGTGTTCAAATGGGGGCTCTTTGACCGCGATCCAATGGCGCGTTGGACAATCGGCCGCATCACGGTGCTCGGGGATGCCGCGCACCCCATGTTGCCCTATCTCTCGCAAGGTGCGGCAATGGCCATGGAGGACGGCCTTGTCCTGGCAAAGGTTCTCTCGGACACATCCGAGGTCGAGGTCGCATTGCGATGTTACGAGGCACTGCGCATCCCGCGTACGAGCCGGGTCCAGCTGGCGTCTCGTGCGCAGGGCAGAAAAAACCATCTGGTCTCGCCATGGGCTCGCCTTTACCGAGATGTCGGCTATCGACTTAGCAACCTGATCAATCCGCGGGGATCTGGCCTCAAGGCGGGCTGGGTGTACGAATATGACGCGGCGGTAACGTGA